atgaataaactattatttaacaatatcaataatatttaacaatatctTACTACCGtggtaccccacttggcgtctataccaCGGCTTCTAACTTACTACCgttgtaccccacttggcgtctatacaacggcttctaactACATCGCGTTGTCCACTTGGCACACAcgctctatcaaaattcttaatcctgacgATACCCTCTTATgaagcgtctataccgcagtttctaactaaatcgcgctgtccaccggaccctcacgctctataGACTGTCTGAACTACTCTACTCGGCaaaacatcaacaagtagagaATGTACACACTCACATACACATATCCCGCATGATCTTCACACACATAACccgctcacacacacacactggctctacttaacttttatttttgacttataaaattaaactccaaaaattacaacattaatttttattaatattttcagttATTAGCTCGCAATTAAATCGTAAACCATTTtcacaactaataatttaattctcaaaaaatctacactaaaaaccgatgcttgaatttattctaaattatccacgagtttaatactcaacattaaataaatttttaggaacaatatcgacgcataaatttattttaattcaactcgtaatttatttcttaaattttgaataaattcttaagaatactctttataaaattctaactgATTTTCTGGGACTTAATCCACgccgttaaatatttttataaataattccaataaaataataattttaattttcaatagttcaatatataaaatgaccACGTGGAACTTTTCGAtctataaatctatatatatatattatatatatctatatgtacatatatacatatatagatatatatatatatctatatatctatatctatctatatatatataagagatttccacctatatagtcactcatcacgatatctctggaaccattaGAGCtaaagacttgaaatttggtaggaatattcttttcaccgagtagaggtcagctaagaacggattttacgaaattccacccccaagaggggttgcgggggtgttaattgaaaaaaattcacatttgaaaaatacagCTCTTATAGGTATTAAACTTAGTCAGGATATTCTTTTTGGCATGTTTGAATTTACTAAgaactaattttatgatattccACCCCCAGAAGGGAATGCGGGGgcgttgaaaattaaaaaaaaatttttatcttccaATCTATAGCTTTTAGAACTCTGAAACttgaccaaaaaattttttttagcatctTTGAGTTTACTAAcaactaattttatgatatttcacCCCTAGAGGGAgtgcgggggcgttaaaaattaaaaaaattgttttttccaaTCTATAGCTTTTGAAACTCTGGAACTTGGCCAGAATATTTCTTTTGACATATTTGAATTTACTAAgaactaattttatgatattaaaccCTAAGAGGGTTgtgcgggggcgttaaaaatattaaaaatttgtatcttCCAATCTATTGCTTTAAGAACTTTAAAACTtggccaaaatattttttttggcatGTTTGAGTTtatcaagaattaattttatgatattcaaCTCCAAGAGGGTTGTGCGAgggcgttaaaaattaaaaaaaaatgtgtattCCAATCTATAGCTTTTAGAACTCTGAAACTAGGCTGGAATAGAGTTCGGGAATAATGCCCTTAGAAAAAATGCAtggtgtaaaataaaaataaaaaaaaagtcaaaatatttaattaatagctGCAATAGATCAAAACTTGAAacgattttttatttcgtcCTGTTAAACAACCAAGAATGaatacttataaatttatacgttagtgttttttttttttttttttaataaaaaggtaaattttaattttgactttaaaataatatgactaattaattttttacaatatttttattattccattCGGCTTTTAACTGTTGCTGCTTGACCATTCTTTGCACCTTTTCATTACTCAGCTTCTCCATTATCTTCATAAATTCCCAAAAAAACGTAAAGGCGTCATACAAGGCTCGATGGAAAGATTTctgtcataaaataaaaaaaaaaagattaagttattaaaatgaattataaataatactgtaaataataatgtaaaaaatacatgtaaataatattgtaaataattacatttcgTGCTTCATCATAAGCTGCGCCAATTGATTCGCTACGAGATTCTTTGAATGACATAGCTTCATGAGTCCGCCCATCTCTCAAGAAAACCTTTACAACGGTTGTACAACCAACAATGTATGTTCCATTGACTTCTTCAACGTAGTCTgtgataaaacaaaaaattatttaatataattttcaatttttgattttttaaagcaatttcttttttaatttaactaagaacttttttcttattcaaatttttttaattaaaaattatctgagAAGTgtatacattttaattttgacttacCAATTATCTGCTTCTTGAGTTCGTGCGACCAATTATCATTCGTAAAAGCCATGTCTCCATGTATAATTAAtgtttctaaatttaaattatcaagattcattattttttataatttttatcgttGTGTAATGATTtatagattaaatatttattttttattgattttgttgatttaatatttatttttgatatatatttatgttttttatttatatttctattttatttatttatttttgaaatagcTTTGAAGTTATCTCTAaaacaaatgaattatttaacttcattaatatttttttaatgtgtcAAAGTTTTAAAGAGAAAACAGATAGCTGTCAAAcgaattattttctaaaagtGATTTAATTGATAGTTAaagtgaaattaattaatattatcatgTGAAATGATCATTtactaaaattgattaaaattgttCAGTGAAATTATCATCACGAATAATTTAGTGACTTTAATCAACATCTGGACTATCGATACATCATGTGAAATGATCATCGAATGAtaagtttttcattaattaatattttcttgaatatttaaatattttcattgctGCTTGGGATTTtccagaaattaatttattatcataaataaaaaaaaaaaaaatttattagttgataTAGCGTTCatccaatttttatttgaatataataattagataataCTAAACTCATTGATcaaaggtcatttcttgaaaggtttttttaatatttagtaagttattatttgatttgattaatattattttatttatgatgatattttaatttgaatgaattattctgttataatcatttaaaattttccagtTGCATGAATTTTCTTTCGGTATTTAATCgattattaattcattgattgatattattttgtttattataatactttattttgaattaattattctgttaTCATTCAATTCTTACTAATTGTATTACATTATTTACTTTTCACAATCTCTTCATCATATTTAATAGGTTattattgattgattgatattATTTGGATAATGATCataatttagtttaaattaattattctattaatattttatacttaccggttacatatcataatttacttttcaCAATTTCTTTTACCCATACAAATTTTTACTGCACACTAATGGAATCGAGCATTTCTTtcgaaattattgaaattccCGGCGACGGCGCGTGTCTTTTTCTTCATTATCGTTTTTATTGTATAACACAGTGTCCTTTAGTGATCAAATAAGAAGTGAAATTGTGCTTTACGTGTTTAAAAACTGGCAGAGATTCCAATGCTTTACCAATCAGTTAAATGGAGAACCTTATAGTAATAAACATTCGTACTTTGATGACATGTCGAGGCCCAACACGTATGGAACTCTTTGTGAAATCAAAGCGGCGGCAGAATTATTTACATATGAGTTTCAAGTGTACCAACATGGTCATCTAATAGTTGCGTTTGGAGAAGCAACAAATGGAATTAAAAGATTAAGGTTTACTGGGAATTTTAATAAAGGTCACTTTGACGTTTTACTTCCATTGACTGAACCCATCAATAACGGTGTTTCTCAATCGGAAAGTATTGATAACGTTCAAGCATCTTTCACTCAACCATCACTTTCATCAAGGAGATGACAAAAACGGCGAAAAAGATTTTCAGGTACAATTAGGTCTAAACAACTTCGAAAAGCTGCTTCAAAATATGCGGTAAATCATAAAGAAGTTCAGAGAAAGGctgttaaaaaatacaaaaaaaatcatcctGAGATCCAAAAAAAAAGCAGTTCAAACGTATGTTAATAATCATCCTGAAGTTATTAATAAAGCTCAAAAAGATTATCAGACTAGAAATCCGCATGTTAATAAAGCAGCTACAGCTAAATACCATGAAAAAACAAGGACTAAATTATTGCCCTGGACTTCTAAGTGTTTATCTGGTTTTAAATACAATTGTCAAATTGATTATTCCAATGACAAAATTGTCAATCTTGGTCCCCGTTCTCCTTGCCAATGGTGTAATGCTTTGAAATGGAAAGATGAGACTCAAGGAATGTGCTGCAGTAGTGGTAAAGTTCAACTTTCTAAGCTTGGCCTCCATCCTGAACCTTTACACAGCTTATTGACTCATCAGGATCCATTGTCAgaacattttctaaaaaataccCGTAAGTATAATGGATGTTTCCAAATGACATCTTTTGGAGCCAAAGAGGTAAGAGAAGGAAATTTTATGCCAACTTTCAAAGTTCAAGGGCAGGTTTATCACAGAATAGGCAGCTTGATGTCTGAACCTAACCAAAAGCCTTCTTTTCTTCAAATATACTTTGTTGGTGATGAATGTCATGAAAGAGACATCCGTTGTGGAATTTATCCTGGCGTTTATCCGGAATTAGTTCATCAATTGCAGAAGTTGTTATATCAGCATAACAAATATCTTAAGGATTTTAAGGCTGCAATAGATTCAATTCCTAAAGATCAAAAAGACttcaaagtaataattaatgctGACAGAAAACCGGCTGGAGAACATAAGGGCCGTTTTAATGCTCCTCAGGCAAAAGAAGTTGCAGTTCTCATTGTCGGACAGGATTTCGAAAAAGAGACATTGTTCTTCACAGTAGAGACAATAAGTTGATGCGAATTAGTGAAACACACCGCTCATATGATGCTTTACAATATCCTTTGATGTTCTGTTATGGAGAAGATGGCTATCACATCAATATATCTAAGCGTGACGAGACGACTAAACTGCCTCTCGATAAGACAGTATCTGCTTCAGAATTTTACAGCTTTAGGATTATGGAGCGTGAGAATGAAGTGTGCTATTTATTGCGATTCCGCAatcttttaaatcaatttttagttgACATGTACGCAAAAATTGAGACTGAAAGACTTAACTATATTCGTAACAACCAAAAAAAACTGAGAAGTGAGGAATACGTTCACTTGAAAGATGCTTTGTCAAAAAATGATGAACAATTATCAACAATGGGAAAAATGGTTGTGTTGCCTTCTTCTTTTACTGGAGGACCCCGTTACATGCATGAGCGAACTCAAGATGCAATGACCTATGTACGTCATTATGGACGGccagatttatttataacattcACCTGCAATCCTAAGTGGCCGGAAATAACGCAGCTTTTGAGTGAAGGTCAACAGTCTTATGATAGACATGACATCGTAGCGAGGGTTTTCAATGTGAAAGTGAAACATATGATAAAACTTCTTACAGTAGGTCGTATCTTTGGTGACACAAGGTGTCACATGTACACCATAGAATGGCAAAAACGTGGACTCCCTCATGTTCATATTCTATTATGGTTAGAAGAGAAAATGAGACCAGAGTCTATTGACCAAATTATCTGCGCTGAGTTACCTGATCCAGACATAAATCCAGATCTTTATCAAATTATCAAGACAACCATGGTTCACGGTCCATGTGGATCTTTCAACTTAAAATCACCCTGTATGGTTGATGGTAagtgcacaaaaaatttcccaaaggaatttttaaaagaaactcAAACAGGAGATGACGGATATCCCAAGTATCGTAGACGATCACCAGCAGACGGAGGAAAAACTTTCAAACTTAACGGAGTTGAAATCGACAACCGATGGATAGTGCCGTACAATCCCGTTCTATCCCATACCTTCGGGACTCATGTTAATGTTGAGAGTTGTAACTCCGTAAAAGCCATAAAATACatctgtaattatttaaataaaggaTCTGACCAAGCATCGTTTACCGTTCAGGATTTTGATGAGGTGACGAAGTACCAGGCGGGACGTTACATCAGTAGCTCTGAAGCAGTCTGGCGAATATTTCGTTTTCCTATTCATGACAGGTTTCCTTCGGTGATGCATCTTGCTGTACATCTTGAAAATGgtcaaagaatttattttactgagcAAGATGTGATTGACAAAGTaattaatccaaaaaaaacaacaCTAATGGCTTTTTTTGAGCTTTGCCAAGTTGATGACTTTGCAAAAACTCTTTTGTATGTTGAAGTTCCAGCTTATTACGTATGGAAAAATAACCGCTTtgatagaagaaaaaaaggtAAGGTTGTTTCAGGTTATTTAGGAGTCAAGAAAGATCAAGTTTTAGGTAGAGTTTATACCGTGCATCCCGGAAATACTGAATGTTATCACCTGCGTCTTCTCCTACATGAGATTCGAGGTCCTACATCATTTTCTGCTTTGAAAACTGTTGATGGAGTGATTCATCCAACATTTCAAGCAGCATGTAGAGCACTTGGTCTTCTAGAAGATGACGCTAATTGGTATCGCACTCTGGATGAAGCTTGCATCTCTGATTCGCCCTACAAGATCCGTGAGCTGTTTGCCATTATGTTAGTTTTTTGTCATGTTGACGACCCATCGAAATTATGGGAGAAATATCGAGATTATTTTTCAGAAGATATTAAGAGAGAGGTAGAACGAGACGGTGGAAATGTTGAGCTGTTACTTGACGTTATTTACAACAAATGTCTCATACTACTTGAAGATATTGTTATATCAATGTCTGGAAAAACACTTCTTCAGTTCGGCCTCCACTCTCCAACCCGAGATGAAAGGTTTATTGTCACTAATCGTCAATATTTGCGTGAATTGGCTTACGACACCGTCTATTTAACTAAAGTTGTAGCTGAAAATGTTCCTAAATTAAATCTAGAACAGAGAAAAGTttacaatgaaattttaaattcgattATATCTGATTCTGGGCAGTTGTATTTTCTTGATGCTCCAGGTGGTACTGGAAAAAcgtttttaatcaatttactGCTTGCGAAAATCAGGAGTGAAAAAAACATCGCTATAGCCGTTGCTTCTTCAGGAATTGCTGCGACTTTGATAGACGGAGGTAAAACAGCTCACTCTGCCTTTAAATTACCTCTCAATTTAGGTTATTCTGAGTCTCCACTTTGTAACATCTCTAAACAGAGTGATATGGCTCATGTGCTGCgagaaacaaaaattattatctgggACGAATGCACTATGGCTCACAAAAATGGTATTGAAGCTCTAAACAGATTGCTCAAAGATATTAGAGGTTGCGACCGAATTATGGGAGGAGTAATTGTTCTCTTAGCCGGTGATTTTAGACAAACTTTGCCTGTTGTGCCACGAGGAACACGTGCAGATGAAGTTAAAGCCTGTATTAAGTCATCAATTTTATGGCCTTCGGTCAAAGTTTTATCTTTGACTATCAATATGCGTGTTCATCTTCAGCCAAATTCGAAAGCAGAAGAGTTTTCAAAAATACTGATTGATATAGGTGATGGCCAAATTCCGGAAGAAGACGGAAGAATAAACGTGTTCTATATTAATTGTGAAACTGTCCCAGATTTAATCACCTTGACTGCCAAAATATACCCGAATATTGACAAAGCTGGCGATAATTGTAGTTCATGGTTAAAGGAGAGAGCCATCCTCACACCAACCAATGAACAAGTCAATTGTATTAACAACTTTTTGCTGGAGAAACTGCCAACTGAGCAAGTAAGATATGAATCGGTGGACAAAGTACTGGAGGATGAAGAAGCTGTCCACTATCCTGTTGAATTCTTACACACACTCAATCCACCAGGGATACCACCTCATGTTCTTCAACTCAAGATTGGCACTCCAATAATGTTGCTCCGCAATTTAAATCCGACAAAATTATGTAATGGTACCAGGCTTCAAGTCAAGGTCTTACACAAAAATGTCATTGAAGCCATGATTTTCACCGGAAAATATGAAGGAGAAACTGTATTCATTCCAAGGATCCCTCTGATTCCATCAGATTACCACTTCGAATTTAAACGTCTGCAATTTCCTGTCAAAGTTTGTTATGCCATGACGATTAACAAGGCACAAGGGCAGAGTTTAAAGATGACTGGTattgatttaagaaatgactgtTTCTCTCATGGCCAACTATACGTGGCATGCTCAAGAGTAAGTTCACCTGACAGCTTGGTCATTCTTCAACCAATAGGAAAAACGAAGAATGTTGTATATAAAGAagttttaagtatttaattttctatttttgactatattaataatttctttaaattagaTCGATAGAATCAGAAAATAAACAGTAAtccaatcaataaatattaaaatttaaaaaaatttttggatctaCCGCTAGAAtggtttttaattcaattattttaaatattttatctatataataatttctttttactgTTACAAAAGAAATGTTTATCAagctttcaattttgtttagtGTTAATTGATTGGATACATTTATAGATTGAAAACGaatagatttaataaataatatattttaatagttttcaGGTTTATTGTAAAGCTAAAACTATGAACAATgtgttttttggattttaatttacgtttctaatatacaaaattagtgatcaaaaaaattttaaaactatgaaaataataacagtataaaaataagaacaatgataaaatagaaaatgataGCAATATGGTAAAAAGttcatagttttaaatttataaccaaTGTTCATTTagaattagttaataaaaaagatataaGTTAAATTACTGTCTTTTTATTTAGCACGACAGAGTATTGATGCCTAGGTTTAAGTTGTTTATATCcaatctatatttatatagatttgaTATGTGTAACAAATTCTAAACTTGATGGCATTGACACTCACGTCGATCCATGGTGTAGGCCTACTGGGGATCCCGCCATGTAAAATAATGGGAAAGCATCGTACGACACAGTACCTCCATGGTGATGTGGAAAGctgtgttatttattattttaactcatATAAATCGATAAGACCCTAAGTAGTTAAGGGTGTCttaatttcgtaaaatccgttcatgataaataattaggcAGCTAGAtaacataatttaatatttctttcacTTGGCATGTATTTTATGCcacgcgaagcgggcgggtaacggctagtattttatatatatgttatttgtgaaatatataaatatataaaatatatcaaaaatgcatgtgggtactcaaatgaaagctcttgatgaggataaaatcaaaatgggcttatatttacaaaaatgttaattattgaagaatgcccattgcatattgttaactaatgatgtttttaactatacaagctcattcct
This genomic interval from Cotesia glomerata isolate CgM1 linkage group LG1, MPM_Cglom_v2.3, whole genome shotgun sequence contains the following:
- the LOC123264058 gene encoding DNA repair and recombination protein RAD52-like isoform X1 produces the protein MNLDNLNLETLIIHGDMAFTNDNWSHELKKQIIDYVEEVNGTYIVGCTTVVKVFLRDGRTHEAMSFKESRSESIGAAYDEARNKSFHRALYDAFTFFWEFMKIMEKLSNEKVQRMVKQQQLKAEWNNKNIVKN
- the LOC123270268 gene encoding uncharacterized protein LOC123270268 → MERENEVCYLLRFRNLLNQFLVDMYAKIETERLNYIRNNQKKLRSEEYVHLKDALSKNDEQLSTMGKMVVLPSSFTGGPRYMHERTQDAMTYVRHYGRPDLFITFTCNPKWPEITQLLSEGQQSYDRHDIVARVFNVKVKHMIKLLTVGRIFGDTRCHMYTIEWQKRGLPHVHILLWLEEKMRPESIDQIICAELPDPDINPDLYQIIKTTMVHGPCGSFNLKSPCMVDGKCTKNFPKEFLKETQTGDDGYPKYRRRSPADGGKTFKLNGVEIDNRWIVPYNPVLSHTFGTHVNVESCNSVKAIKYICNYLNKGSDQASFTVQDFDEVTKYQAGRYISSSEAVWRIFRFPIHDRFPSVMHLAVHLENGQRIYFTEQDVIDKVINPKKTTLMAFFELCQVDDFAKTLLYVEVPAYYVWKNNRFDRRKKGKVVSGYLGVKKDQVLGRVYTVHPGNTECYHLRLLLHEIRGPTSFSALKTVDGVIHPTFQAACRALGLLEDDANWYRTLDEACISDSPYKIRELFAIMLVFCHVDDPSKLWEKYRDYFSEDIKREVERDGGNVELLLDVIYNKCLILLEDIVISMSGKTLLQFGLHSPTRDERFIVTNRQYLRELAYDTVYLTKVVAENVPKLNLEQRKVYNEILNSIISDSGQLYFLDAPGGTGKTFLINLLLAKIRSEKNIAIAVASSGIAATLIDGGKTAHSAFKLPLNLGYSESPLCNISKQSDMAHVLRETKIIIWDECTMAHKNGIEALNRLLKDIRGCDRIMGGVIVLLAGDFRQTLPVVPRGTRADEVKACIKSSILWPSVKVLSLTINMRVHLQPNSKAEEFSKILIDIGDGQIPEEDGRINVFYINCETVPDLITLTAKIYPNIDKAGDNCSSWLKERAILTPTNEQVNCINNFLLEKLPTEQVRYESVDKVLEDEEAVHYPVEFLHTLNPPGIPPHVLQLKIGTPIMLLRNLNPTKLCNGTRLQVKVLHKNVIEAMIFTGKYEGETVFIPRIPLIPSDYHFEFKRLQFPVKVCYAMTINKAQGQSLKMTGIDLRNDCFSHGQLYVACSRVSSPDSLVILQPIGKTKNVVYKEVLSI
- the LOC123264058 gene encoding DNA repair and recombination protein RAD52-like isoform X2; the protein is MAFTNDNWSHELKKQIIDYVEEVNGTYIVGCTTVVKVFLRDGRTHEAMSFKESRSESIGAAYDEARNKSFHRALYDAFTFFWEFMKIMEKLSNEKVQRMVKQQQLKAEWNNKNIVKN